A region of Beijerinckia sp. 28-YEA-48 DNA encodes the following proteins:
- a CDS encoding FAD-dependent monooxygenase: MDTNVLPVVIAGAGPVGMVAAADLVRQGVPVTVLEAGAELSRESRASTFHPPTLDMLDDLGFAKTLIAQGLKAPQVQYGSMIDGELGTFDFAEIADLTRHPFRLQAEQFKLTRIILDALQDNPLFNIHFGTELKGVSQDEQGVSLSFTGPDGDGTLRCAWLIGADGANSIVRRSQNIPFEGFTWAERFLVITTPADVEAARPNVTSVSYWADPQRWHFFLRILDAWRIMIPVPPDIPDETVTSASFARDMLTSILPEATDAPIKHTTLYRVHQRVADHFREGRTFLAGDAAHINNPLGGMGMNGGVHDALNLTALLGPVIQGKANAATLDAYDRQRRTVTMEAIQNGTIRNKRNLEAKTPEDRQAFRDEIKTALSTRDNTRAFLRRIAMFDSLERAAKL; this comes from the coding sequence ATGGATACGAATGTGCTGCCCGTCGTGATTGCCGGAGCGGGCCCTGTCGGCATGGTCGCCGCCGCCGATCTGGTGCGCCAGGGCGTGCCTGTCACCGTTCTGGAGGCCGGCGCCGAGCTCAGCCGCGAGTCGCGCGCCTCGACCTTTCATCCACCTACCTTGGACATGCTCGACGATCTCGGCTTCGCCAAAACGTTGATCGCGCAGGGGCTGAAGGCGCCGCAGGTGCAATACGGCTCGATGATCGACGGCGAACTCGGCACCTTCGATTTCGCCGAGATCGCCGATCTGACGCGCCATCCCTTCCGCTTGCAGGCCGAGCAGTTCAAGCTCACGCGCATCATTCTCGACGCGCTGCAAGATAACCCGCTGTTCAACATTCACTTCGGCACGGAACTCAAGGGCGTCTCGCAGGATGAACAGGGCGTCAGCCTCAGCTTCACCGGACCGGACGGAGACGGCACCTTGCGCTGCGCCTGGCTCATCGGCGCCGATGGCGCCAACAGCATCGTGCGCCGCAGCCAGAACATCCCGTTCGAAGGGTTCACCTGGGCGGAGCGTTTCCTCGTCATCACCACGCCGGCCGATGTGGAAGCGGCACGTCCCAATGTCACCTCGGTCAGCTATTGGGCCGACCCACAGCGCTGGCATTTCTTCCTGCGCATCCTCGATGCCTGGCGCATCATGATCCCGGTACCGCCGGATATTCCCGACGAGACCGTTACCAGCGCCAGCTTCGCCCGCGACATGCTCACCAGCATCCTGCCCGAAGCCACCGATGCGCCGATCAAGCACACCACGCTCTATCGCGTCCACCAGCGCGTCGCCGACCATTTTCGTGAAGGCCGCACGTTTTTGGCGGGCGATGCCGCCCATATCAACAATCCGCTTGGTGGCATGGGCATGAACGGTGGCGTGCATGATGCCCTGAATCTAACCGCTCTGCTTGGGCCGGTCATCCAGGGCAAAGCCAATGCAGCCACGCTCGATGCCTATGACCGCCAGCGCCGCACCGTGACGATGGAGGCCATTCAGAACGGCACCATCCGCAACAAGCGCAATCTTGAAGCCAAGACGCCGGAAGATCGCCAGGCTTTCCGCGATGAGATCAAGACGGCGCTGTCGACCCGCGACAACACCCGCGCTTTCCTGCGGCGCATCGCCATGTTCGACAGCCTAGAGCGCGCCGCGAAACTCTAG
- a CDS encoding tetratricopeptide repeat protein, translated as MIRTKAHALGLFSTTTALAMILFSALPAAAQSFEELQQQCNSDESTDDQTIYGCNGVIAGKASRRDVTTAYNNRGYAYDNKAQYDRAIQDYNEAIRRDPKYALAYNNRGFAYQNKGDYVRAVQDYDRALKIQPKYQKALENRASALVVRDAQARGDLPANYGALRAMCNSNASNDDQTIAGCNGIIVPGKTPPDDLVPALNNRGYAYNNKSQYDQAIRDYSEAIRLRPDYALAFNNRGLSYQNKGDFARAIADFDQALRFRPNYQKAVDNRARAIKVRDAQATGGLPANFGQLKALCNSDASTDDETIEGCNGVIAAASNGAQPDLATSYNNRGYAYNRKAQYDRAIADYSEAIRLKPDYTLALNNRGIAYENQSDFNHALEDFEQALRIQPEYQKAIDNRAEAMKLREAVATGDLPQNYGQLRALCNSNASTDDQTIEGCSGVISAVKPPPDDLTKALYNRGIAYNNKNDNDKALQDYDQAINHKPNYTIAFNNRGLIYSRRGEHDRAILDFDQAIRIDPNYALAYNNRGLAYFRKGDYGRAIENYDQAIKLNPDYQRAIDNRADAVKRKAQAGR; from the coding sequence ATGATACGGACGAAGGCCCACGCCCTCGGATTGTTTTCGACGACGACGGCTTTGGCGATGATTCTTTTCAGCGCGTTGCCCGCCGCCGCGCAATCCTTTGAAGAGCTGCAGCAACAGTGCAACAGCGACGAGTCCACCGACGACCAGACGATTTACGGTTGCAATGGCGTGATCGCCGGCAAGGCGTCGCGCCGCGATGTCACCACCGCCTATAACAATCGCGGCTATGCCTACGACAACAAGGCGCAATATGATCGCGCCATCCAGGACTATAACGAAGCCATTCGCCGCGATCCCAAATACGCGCTGGCCTATAACAATCGCGGCTTCGCCTACCAGAACAAGGGCGACTACGTCCGCGCGGTTCAGGATTACGATCGGGCGCTCAAGATACAGCCGAAATATCAGAAGGCGCTCGAGAACCGCGCCAGCGCCCTCGTCGTGCGCGACGCGCAAGCCAGGGGCGACCTGCCGGCGAATTACGGCGCGCTGCGAGCCATGTGCAACAGCAATGCCTCCAACGACGATCAGACGATCGCCGGCTGTAACGGCATCATCGTGCCCGGTAAGACACCGCCGGACGATCTGGTGCCAGCCCTCAACAACCGCGGCTATGCCTATAACAACAAGAGCCAATACGATCAGGCCATTCGCGACTACAGCGAGGCGATCCGCCTGCGGCCCGACTATGCGCTCGCCTTCAACAATCGCGGCCTTTCCTATCAGAACAAGGGTGACTTTGCCCGCGCCATCGCCGATTTCGATCAGGCCCTCAGGTTCCGGCCGAACTATCAGAAAGCCGTCGATAACCGTGCCCGCGCCATCAAGGTGCGCGACGCCCAGGCCACCGGCGGGCTGCCGGCGAATTTCGGGCAGCTCAAGGCGCTGTGCAACAGCGATGCCTCGACGGATGACGAGACGATCGAAGGCTGCAACGGCGTGATCGCCGCCGCCAGCAATGGCGCGCAACCGGACCTGGCCACCAGCTACAACAACCGTGGTTATGCCTATAATCGCAAGGCTCAATACGATCGCGCCATTGCAGACTATAGCGAGGCCATCCGGCTCAAGCCCGACTATACCCTGGCCCTCAACAATCGCGGCATCGCCTATGAGAACCAGAGCGACTTCAATCACGCCCTGGAAGATTTCGAACAGGCGCTGCGCATCCAGCCCGAATATCAAAAGGCCATCGACAATCGCGCCGAGGCCATGAAACTGCGCGAGGCTGTTGCCACTGGCGATCTGCCGCAAAATTACGGCCAGCTACGGGCCTTGTGCAACAGCAATGCCTCGACCGACGACCAGACGATCGAGGGCTGCAGTGGCGTCATCAGCGCCGTCAAGCCACCGCCGGACGATCTCACCAAGGCTCTCTACAATCGCGGCATCGCCTACAATAATAAAAACGACAACGACAAGGCGCTGCAAGACTATGATCAGGCGATCAATCACAAGCCGAATTACACGATCGCCTTCAACAATCGTGGCCTGATCTATAGCCGCAGGGGCGAGCACGACAGGGCTATTCTCGATTTCGACCAGGCGATCCGCATCGATCCAAACTATGCCCTGGCCTACAACAATCGCGGCCTCGCCTATTTCCGCAAAGGCGACTATGGCCGCGCCATCGAGAATTACGATCAAGCCATCAAGCTGAACCCCGACTATCAGCGGGCTATCGACAACCGCGCCGACGCGGTGAAACGCAAAGCGCAAGCCGGGCGCTGA
- a CDS encoding AMP-binding protein, translating into MSGLGPTAHIDTFTRDNLPPLDQWPQLPLSGFNYPDYLNVGVELTDRMVERGFGDNTALIGNGRRRTYKELSDWTNRLAHALVEVYGVKPGNRVLIRSANNPAMVACWLAATKAGAVVVNTMPMLRAGELAQVIDKAEIKLALCDTRIKDELVACAKESQFLEQVVGFDGTANHDAELDRIALDKPVKFEAVKTGRDDVALLGFTSGTTGKPKATMHFHRDLLIIADGYAREVLNVQPSDIFVGSPPLAFTFGLGGLAIFPLRFGAAATLLENASPPNMIEIIENYKATVSFTAPTAYRAMLAAMDKGADLSSLRVAVSAGETLPAPVFEDWVRKTGKPMLDGIGATEMLHIFITNRFDDMAPGSTGRPVSGYQAKIVDDDMNEVPRGTPGRLAVRGPTGCRYLADERQKVYVRDGWNLTGDTFVQDEDGHFHFAARSDDMIVSAGYNIAGPEVEAALLSHEDVRECAVIGATDPERGQIVAAYVVLCDGIAPDALEIKKLQDHVKATIAPYKYPRAVNFVEALPKTQTGKIQRFRLREGA; encoded by the coding sequence ATGTCAGGACTAGGCCCCACCGCGCATATCGACACCTTCACCCGCGACAATCTTCCGCCGCTCGATCAATGGCCGCAGCTCCCGCTCAGCGGCTTCAACTATCCCGACTATCTCAATGTCGGCGTTGAACTCACCGACCGCATGGTCGAGCGCGGCTTTGGTGACAATACGGCGCTGATCGGCAACGGTCGGCGCCGCACTTACAAAGAGCTGTCCGACTGGACCAACCGCCTCGCCCATGCGCTGGTTGAGGTCTATGGCGTCAAGCCCGGCAATCGCGTGCTGATCCGCTCCGCCAACAATCCGGCCATGGTTGCCTGCTGGCTCGCCGCCACCAAGGCCGGCGCCGTCGTCGTCAACACCATGCCGATGCTGCGCGCCGGCGAACTGGCCCAGGTCATCGACAAAGCCGAGATCAAACTGGCGTTGTGCGACACCCGCATCAAGGACGAACTCGTCGCTTGCGCCAAGGAAAGCCAGTTCCTCGAACAGGTTGTCGGGTTTGACGGCACCGCCAACCACGATGCCGAACTCGATCGCATCGCCCTCGACAAGCCGGTGAAGTTCGAGGCCGTGAAGACCGGCCGCGACGACGTCGCGCTGCTCGGCTTCACCTCCGGCACCACCGGCAAACCCAAGGCGACAATGCATTTCCATCGCGACCTCCTGATCATCGCTGATGGCTATGCCCGCGAAGTGCTGAATGTGCAGCCAAGCGACATCTTCGTCGGCTCGCCGCCGCTCGCCTTCACCTTCGGCCTCGGCGGACTGGCGATCTTTCCGCTGCGCTTCGGCGCCGCCGCGACGCTTCTGGAAAACGCCTCGCCGCCGAACATGATCGAGATTATCGAGAACTATAAGGCGACGGTCAGCTTCACCGCGCCCACCGCCTATCGCGCCATGCTCGCCGCCATGGACAAGGGCGCCGATCTGTCGTCGCTGCGCGTCGCTGTCTCCGCCGGCGAAACCCTGCCGGCACCGGTCTTCGAGGATTGGGTGCGCAAGACCGGCAAGCCTATGCTCGATGGCATCGGCGCCACTGAGATGCTGCACATCTTCATCACCAATCGCTTCGACGACATGGCGCCGGGCTCCACCGGCCGCCCTGTCAGCGGCTATCAGGCCAAGATTGTCGATGATGATATGAACGAAGTGCCGCGCGGCACGCCCGGTCGCCTCGCCGTGCGCGGCCCGACCGGTTGCCGCTATCTCGCCGACGAACGCCAGAAGGTCTATGTGCGCGACGGCTGGAACCTCACCGGCGACACCTTCGTCCAGGACGAGGACGGCCATTTCCACTTCGCCGCCCGCTCCGACGACATGATCGTCTCGGCCGGCTACAACATCGCCGGCCCCGAGGTCGAAGCAGCTCTGCTCTCCCACGAGGATGTGCGGGAATGCGCGGTGATCGGCGCCACCGACCCCGAACGCGGCCAGATCGTCGCCGCCTATGTGGTGCTGTGCGACGGCATCGCGCCCGACGCCCTGGAGATCAAGAAGCTGCAGGATCACGTCAAGGCAACGATCGCGCCCTACAAATATCCGCGTGCGGTGAATTTCGTCGAGGCGCTACCGAAGACACAGACAGGTAAAATCCAGCGCTTTCGATTGCGCGAAGGCGCGTAA
- a CDS encoding winged helix-turn-helix domain-containing protein: MGDTVYRFIGFELDPQRGELRGPDGLAIKLRPKTFEMLRLFATHPGRVLSKQDLMEAVWPNIHVGEDSLFQCVRELRAALGDERRQIIRLASGGGYLLTAPVTADPSVEPSTELAGSDATFSSPAAAPAAAQPSIFGWRGWTAIAAAGVCAAIGLAVAAPALRPSFIFQRAPPVVAVMPIAAASLDPRGVAMAAEVTGRLADGFAKIDNIRIVAPQSANAPATPADFEIRGELQRSEHAWILRARIIKTATEEVQSVATVSVDIDEADAQLQQSRLAAGVGHPLARGLNDFLEASASSSANKVTSAGKVVIEQAIASINQTTEERFGVAQTMLKKALADEPESVDIAVALSSLQLRGIQMRWFKPDEAIAVEAQASATLERALRARPHSIAALETYCRFLSATNRFVESLVTCARILSFDPWNGGALYLIGLGQIFLGRFDDALATFKQADRFDTPRVSRWTWLLGAGWTNILMGRGEEAVPLLQKSIAITAGSGRSHMILAAAYQKIGRLEDARAAMQEGLKLRPGTTTLNVAPPAKNNSPIYLDAAKHVIQLMVDAGLPQQ; this comes from the coding sequence TTGGGGGACACGGTGTACCGTTTCATCGGTTTTGAGCTGGACCCGCAGCGTGGCGAGCTGCGGGGCCCCGACGGCCTTGCGATCAAGCTCCGGCCGAAGACTTTTGAGATGCTGCGCCTGTTCGCGACCCATCCTGGCCGGGTCCTCAGCAAGCAGGACCTGATGGAAGCGGTCTGGCCGAACATTCATGTCGGCGAGGACAGCCTGTTCCAATGCGTCCGCGAGCTGCGCGCCGCGCTTGGCGACGAGCGGCGACAAATCATCAGGCTCGCCTCCGGCGGTGGCTATCTGCTGACAGCCCCAGTAACGGCGGACCCATCGGTCGAGCCGTCAACCGAGCTGGCTGGCTCCGACGCGACCTTCTCCAGCCCAGCCGCAGCGCCCGCGGCCGCTCAACCATCCATCTTTGGCTGGCGGGGGTGGACTGCGATTGCGGCGGCGGGGGTCTGCGCGGCCATTGGGCTTGCGGTGGCCGCACCGGCGTTGAGGCCAAGCTTCATCTTCCAGCGAGCGCCACCGGTCGTCGCCGTGATGCCGATTGCCGCCGCGAGCCTTGATCCGCGCGGCGTGGCAATGGCGGCGGAGGTGACCGGCCGTCTCGCCGATGGCTTCGCCAAGATCGACAATATCAGGATTGTCGCGCCACAATCGGCGAACGCCCCTGCTACGCCCGCCGATTTCGAAATACGGGGGGAATTGCAGCGCAGCGAGCACGCCTGGATTTTACGAGCGCGCATCATCAAGACGGCGACCGAGGAGGTTCAATCGGTCGCGACTGTTTCTGTCGACATTGACGAGGCGGACGCGCAACTTCAGCAGTCCCGGCTTGCCGCGGGGGTGGGCCACCCTCTGGCGCGCGGCCTGAACGACTTTTTGGAAGCCAGCGCATCTTCGTCCGCGAACAAGGTGACGTCGGCCGGGAAGGTTGTCATCGAGCAGGCGATCGCCTCGATCAATCAAACGACCGAAGAGCGGTTTGGCGTGGCGCAGACAATGTTGAAGAAAGCGCTCGCCGACGAACCCGAGAGTGTCGATATCGCGGTTGCGCTTTCCTCGCTGCAACTGCGCGGCATCCAAATGCGTTGGTTCAAACCGGATGAAGCGATCGCGGTCGAAGCCCAGGCCAGCGCGACGCTTGAGCGCGCCTTGCGCGCACGGCCCCATTCCATCGCCGCGCTGGAAACCTATTGCCGTTTTCTCAGCGCGACGAACCGTTTCGTCGAAAGCCTCGTCACCTGCGCCAGGATTTTGAGCTTCGATCCCTGGAACGGTGGCGCGCTCTATCTGATCGGTCTCGGGCAGATATTCCTGGGCCGTTTCGACGATGCGCTTGCGACATTCAAACAGGCCGACCGTTTTGACACACCGCGCGTCTCCCGCTGGACATGGCTTCTCGGCGCGGGCTGGACGAATATTTTGATGGGACGCGGTGAAGAGGCGGTGCCGTTGCTCCAAAAATCGATCGCGATTACGGCTGGGTCCGGACGCTCGCATATGATCTTGGCCGCAGCTTACCAAAAAATAGGTCGGCTCGAAGACGCAAGAGCCGCCATGCAAGAGGGGCTGAAACTGCGGCCCGGCACGACGACGCTCAATGTCGCGCCGCCGGCAAAGAACAACAGCCCGATTTATCTCGATGCCGCCAAACACGTCATCCAACTGATGGTCGACGCGGGGCTGCCGCAGCAGTGA
- a CDS encoding LysR family transcriptional regulator, translated as MMDVQDLEIRHLKLIDALLRYRNGTVAAKHLGISQPAVSQSLNRLRTLFDDPLFVRTERGLEPSQRALALAGPVTEILNLVDGTLLQKETFDPLAEGRRFVVSTGELGELSCVPALLAQITRLSPQSSLMVVPADTQSIDDLLDNGTVDLAIGYLPELTSPNYMQQSLFNHGLGCLASESLKVPDEGLTLEAFATFDHALIGMEGRLRTLYDQMMLEQGLRPRIVLQLPHLVSIPLILPAAHFLVIASDFLCRHFAKQTGIVRYPLPFPSPMMNIRQIWHKRKQQDPAHKWLRQLAAQLWMRK; from the coding sequence ATGATGGACGTCCAGGATCTAGAAATACGGCATCTGAAGCTGATCGATGCGCTGTTGCGCTATCGCAACGGGACGGTCGCCGCCAAACATCTGGGCATCAGCCAGCCGGCGGTCAGCCAGTCGCTGAATCGCCTGCGCACCCTGTTCGACGATCCGCTGTTCGTGCGCACCGAGCGCGGCCTCGAACCCTCGCAACGGGCGCTGGCGCTCGCTGGTCCCGTCACCGAGATTTTGAATCTCGTCGACGGCACGCTGTTGCAGAAGGAAACCTTCGACCCGCTGGCCGAAGGCCGTCGTTTCGTTGTCTCGACGGGTGAACTGGGAGAGCTATCCTGTGTGCCAGCTCTTCTGGCGCAAATCACGCGCCTGTCCCCGCAATCCTCCCTCATGGTCGTGCCCGCCGACACGCAATCCATCGATGATCTGCTCGACAATGGCACCGTCGATCTTGCCATCGGCTACCTGCCTGAGCTCACGAGCCCGAACTACATGCAGCAGTCGCTGTTCAACCATGGGCTCGGCTGCCTCGCCAGCGAAAGCCTCAAGGTTCCCGACGAGGGCCTGACGCTCGAGGCTTTCGCCACCTTCGATCATGCCCTCATCGGCATGGAAGGCCGCCTGCGCACGCTCTACGATCAGATGATGCTGGAACAGGGATTGCGGCCGCGCATCGTCTTGCAACTGCCGCATCTGGTCAGCATTCCCCTGATTCTGCCGGCGGCGCATTTCCTCGTCATCGCCTCCGACTTCCTCTGCCGGCACTTTGCCAAGCAAACAGGCATCGTCCGCTATCCGCTGCCCTTCCCTTCGCCGATGATGAACATCCGGCAGATCTGGCACAAACGAAAGCAACAGGATCCGGCCCACAAATGGCTGCGTCAGCTGGCGGCGCAACTTTGGATGCGGAAATAG
- a CDS encoding tripartite tricarboxylate transporter substrate binding protein has protein sequence MTFRALSIAIATSVLTLVSMPAMADYPDRPIVLVVPFPAGSTSDTIPRLIAPIMGKSLGGSVVIENRAGANGSVGATRVATAPADGYTLLLGTTGVLAINQWIYASPQYSPEKDFAPIINLAATPNIIVVNPTVKANTLQELIAEAKAKPGTLSFASAGNGSTSHICGEALKVMGGIDIIHVPYQGPAPAIQDVLGGRVSMICDNLSNVVPYINSGDLKAIVVTATEPSPQLPKVPTSPQAGLPNLEAGIWYGIVAPAATPRDIIEKLNKAMAEALRDPTVKSRLETLGLTVIADMPDHFKTFIAQEAARMENVVKLSKARIQ, from the coding sequence ATGACCTTCCGGGCCTTGAGTATCGCGATCGCAACTTCCGTTTTGACGCTTGTCTCCATGCCCGCCATGGCCGACTACCCCGACAGGCCGATCGTTCTTGTCGTGCCGTTTCCCGCCGGCAGCACCAGCGATACGATCCCGCGTTTGATCGCACCGATCATGGGAAAGTCGCTCGGCGGATCGGTCGTCATTGAAAATCGCGCTGGCGCCAATGGCTCGGTCGGCGCGACGCGCGTCGCGACCGCTCCGGCAGATGGCTACACACTGCTGCTCGGCACGACGGGCGTGCTGGCGATCAACCAATGGATTTACGCGTCGCCGCAATACTCACCCGAGAAGGACTTCGCGCCCATCATCAACCTCGCCGCGACACCCAACATCATCGTCGTCAATCCGACGGTCAAAGCCAATACGTTGCAGGAGCTGATCGCGGAAGCGAAAGCCAAACCCGGCACGCTCTCCTTTGCCTCCGCCGGCAACGGCAGCACCAGCCATATCTGCGGCGAAGCACTGAAGGTGATGGGCGGCATCGATATCATTCATGTGCCCTATCAGGGTCCGGCGCCGGCCATTCAGGACGTGCTCGGCGGTCGCGTGTCGATGATCTGCGACAACCTCTCCAACGTGGTGCCCTATATCAACAGCGGCGATCTGAAGGCGATCGTCGTCACCGCCACCGAACCGAGCCCGCAGCTGCCGAAAGTCCCGACATCGCCCCAGGCCGGATTGCCGAACCTTGAAGCCGGCATCTGGTACGGCATCGTCGCGCCGGCGGCGACACCGCGCGACATTATCGAGAAGCTCAACAAAGCCATGGCTGAAGCGCTGCGCGACCCGACCGTCAAATCGCGCCTCGAAACCCTGGGCCTGACCGTCATCGCCGATATGCCGGACCATTTCAAAACCTTCATCGCGCAGGAAGCCGCCCGGATGGAGAATGTGGTGAAACTGTCCAAGGCGCGCATTCAGTAG
- a CDS encoding LysR substrate-binding domain-containing protein yields the protein MNALLAFEATARHESITRAANELALTESAVSRQISLLEEHLGVRLFNRIKKRLSLTRAGRAYANDISHTLERLERDTLKVMSLEGAGGNLEIAALPTVGSSWLIPRLSSFYAQHPNVTINVSARSERFLFDGTDIDGALCFGDANWPGALSDFLFEEDLVPVASPKLLTGRRSGQLERLIRQRMLHLKTRPSAWQSWCVANGLSDLNFMSGPRFEIQAMLIGAACAGQGVALLPEFLIEAELKSGALKILSDKSVRSKGAYYFAYPEWQADEPLLSHFRAWLQDQVRLFRGND from the coding sequence ATGAATGCGTTGCTTGCTTTTGAGGCAACTGCACGCCACGAGAGCATCACACGCGCGGCAAATGAGCTGGCGTTGACGGAAAGCGCTGTCTCCCGGCAGATCTCTTTGCTTGAAGAGCATCTCGGCGTGCGGTTGTTCAACCGTATCAAGAAACGTCTTTCGCTCACGCGCGCGGGCCGCGCCTACGCCAATGACATCTCGCACACGCTGGAACGGCTGGAGCGCGACACGCTCAAAGTCATGTCGCTTGAGGGCGCCGGCGGTAATCTCGAAATCGCCGCGCTGCCGACGGTTGGCTCGTCATGGCTCATTCCGCGTCTGTCCAGCTTTTACGCGCAACATCCCAATGTCACCATCAATGTCAGCGCGCGCAGCGAGCGCTTTTTGTTCGATGGCACCGATATCGATGGCGCGCTGTGTTTCGGCGATGCCAACTGGCCGGGCGCCTTGTCGGACTTTTTGTTCGAGGAAGATCTGGTGCCTGTCGCTAGCCCGAAACTGTTGACCGGGCGGCGCAGCGGCCAATTGGAACGGTTGATCCGGCAGCGGATGCTGCATTTGAAGACACGCCCCAGCGCGTGGCAGTCTTGGTGCGTGGCCAACGGCTTGTCGGATCTCAATTTCATGAGCGGGCCGCGCTTCGAAATCCAGGCCATGCTCATCGGCGCGGCGTGCGCTGGACAAGGCGTGGCGCTGCTGCCGGAATTTCTGATCGAAGCGGAGCTCAAGTCCGGCGCGCTGAAGATTCTGTCGGATAAATCCGTGCGCAGCAAAGGCGCTTATTACTTTGCCTATCCCGAATGGCAGGCGGATGAACCGTTGCTGTCGCATTTCCGAGCCTGGCTGCAGGACCAGGTTCGGCTGTTTCGCGGCAATGACTAG
- a CDS encoding acyl-CoA dehydrogenase family protein: MPDRSFLHWPFFEDHHRAHAEKLDAWCAKHLPVDHGDVDAACRELVAMLGRDGWLLPTAVDPADPKPLDVRTLCLTRETLARHDGLADFAFAMQGLGTGALSLYGTTEQRQWLTKTRAGKALAAFALSEPRSGSDVANMDMTARRDGDGYVLDGEKTWISNGGIADFYITFARTGEAPGARGLSAFLVPAETKGLTIAERIEVIAPHPLARLAFKDCRVPASALISKAGDGFKIAMSVLDVFRSTVGAAALGFARRALDESLTRTTKRELFGAPLFDLQMVQGHLADMALDVDASALLVYRAAWSKDNGAPRVTREAAMAKLYATDRAQSVIDKAVQLHGGDGVRHGHIVESLYREIRALRIYEGASDVQKVVIARQIMGGA, encoded by the coding sequence ATGCCCGATCGTTCCTTTCTGCACTGGCCCTTCTTCGAAGATCACCATCGCGCCCACGCCGAAAAGCTCGACGCCTGGTGCGCCAAACACCTGCCCGTCGATCATGGCGATGTCGACGCCGCCTGCCGCGAACTCGTCGCCATGCTCGGCCGCGACGGCTGGTTGCTGCCAACCGCCGTTGACCCCGCCGATCCCAAGCCCCTCGACGTGCGCACCTTGTGCCTGACGCGCGAAACCCTCGCCCGCCACGATGGCCTCGCCGATTTCGCCTTCGCCATGCAGGGCCTCGGCACCGGCGCGCTCAGCCTCTACGGCACGACCGAGCAGCGCCAGTGGCTCACCAAGACCCGCGCCGGCAAGGCGCTGGCAGCCTTTGCTTTGTCGGAGCCGCGCTCCGGCTCCGATGTCGCCAATATGGACATGACCGCGCGCCGTGATGGCGATGGCTATGTGCTCGACGGCGAAAAGACGTGGATTTCCAACGGCGGCATCGCCGATTTCTACATCACCTTCGCTCGCACCGGCGAAGCGCCAGGCGCCAGGGGCCTCTCGGCTTTCCTCGTGCCGGCCGAGACGAAGGGGTTGACCATCGCCGAGCGCATCGAAGTGATCGCGCCGCACCCCTTGGCCCGCCTCGCCTTCAAGGACTGCCGCGTGCCGGCTTCCGCTTTGATCAGCAAAGCGGGCGATGGCTTCAAGATCGCCATGTCGGTGCTCGACGTCTTCCGCTCGACCGTTGGCGCGGCGGCGCTCGGCTTCGCCCGCCGTGCCCTCGATGAAAGCCTGACGCGCACCACCAAGCGCGAATTGTTCGGCGCGCCATTGTTCGACCTGCAAATGGTGCAAGGCCATCTTGCCGACATGGCGCTCGATGTCGATGCCTCCGCCCTACTCGTCTATCGCGCCGCCTGGAGCAAGGATAATGGTGCGCCGCGCGTCACCCGCGAAGCCGCCATGGCGAAACTCTATGCCACCGACCGCGCCCAGAGTGTCATCGACAAGGCCGTGCAATTGCACGGCGGCGATGGCGTGCGCCACGGCCATATCGTTGAAAGCTTGTATCGGGAGATCCGTGCGCTGCGCATCTATGAAGGTGCGTCGGACGTGCAAAAAGTGGTCATCGCCCGGCAGATTATGGGAGGCGCATGA